The window cagacgtgacgcactcgtcattcatactataccactaatcagtaacacttggacccaatactattaccctaaatacacaaggtaaatagcattgacctcttacgtcgaccaaaacacctcgacgttcactgcgtgcgcacataatcacatatagttaCTGCACTAgtcacagactcattacacagtctaattaagcatggcacggatcactatacttgtcactgtataatcacatccataaagataatcccactcacctggaagcacaagtactcagttgtcttatatcactgagccttcacctttccgcttatcacctgagaatatcagttCTCTAGTTAGTACACTTTTCAATCAAATTACTCATTAGCATAAATATCACAACAATAtagtaaatgggtcagaattgcacttgacccaaacatacaaacactgtcactcgcacggatGAGGTCTCACTGGTGCGACTGACTATGCTCACTCGCACGGGTAAGTATCCTCACTCGCACGACTGACCTATCACTTAATGATAGTGATTATAAAACCTACTCACACGGTTAAGTGTCTCACTCGTGCGAATGGACACTTCAGTCACACGAGTGAGTGCCTTAGACGCACGGTTGAGCAAGTACAACAGCACAATTGCATTTCGAGCTTTTTACACCCAACCTAAAatttgatttagtgttttaaaaccttatcattagaaACTACACCTCAAGgcaattccaacgatagtttattcgtcaaaacggagttacggtttgaaagttacacccttttcaattttaccaaaaaatGGCCACTGCTCACTCGTACAGATgagccctcaaccgcgtggttgggccctcaaaagtgtgctcaaccGTATGGTTGAGCTGTTAAAAGTGTAGGTGCTGATGAACACTTCCAGCTCGCTGTTTTTGAGTTTTTTACACCTAAAACTCGATTTCTGCAAGTTTTGATCAATCCAATGACCCAAGAACActatataacacatatataatctaATTCTAACCTCAATTAGGCATCACAAACACATTCAAAGCAAGAATCAAACATAAAAGTTAACTTTTTCAAAACCCATTTACAACTCAATTTAATTCTTCAAAATCTGAGATTTATACCTTGTTTTGATGCTTGATATCACTTGAATCAGATACACGAAATCACAAGCTTCGATTTACACTTTTTGATTTTAGGATTTAGAGAGCAATATGGTGTTTAGGGTTTGTGTTTTGCTAAACATAGCAAGAAATGGAacgtacagatatatatatatatatatatatatatatatatatatatatatatatattgggtttCTTCATCGTGAGGAAACCCTACTTcctataacacacgggtatttactagttatctgaaacccaaaatctttaataacttattcattttaagtccacttcacaaaaggaaatatgttctgtgacccttgtcaaaaACACACATTATCCCATACaaaataattataaaacacataattattaaaatcactttaATAACACAGAAGGGTAAATAGGTCATTACCTTCTAGGTCCAAAGTGAGGTTGTtaaaaatctaccccccttaaaggagattccgtcctcggaatttaGTCAAGTTCAAATAAATGAGGGTATCTAGAAGTCATCAACTCCCCAGTCTTCCATGTCAGATTggtgcctaaactatgcttccattccACAAGCACCATTGGTATCTGCTTCTTTCGTAACTTAGTCACTTTTCTGTCGACGATCCTCACCGATTCTTCTACCAATTTCTTACTTGAATATACTTTCAGATCTTGGagaggaagaatctgactttcatcgtccacTTTACACTTACAAATATAGCAGATGTTAAACGTGTCATAAATACCTGCTAAATCTGGAGGGGGATCTAACACTacagtttgatcattcagaatttgacgaattctaaaaggaccaatgtatctcggagctagttttcctcgtttaccaaatcgaattacacctttccacggtgacactttTAAATACACACGTTCACCCACAGTAAATGTCATTGGTTGTTGAcgaggatcagcatacatcttttgtcgatctctagcagcTTTCAGCTTTTCACGTGCGATAGCCACTTTTTCTGCAGTCTGCTGCACAATTTCTGGACCCGCAAACTATTTCTCACCTGCCTCCAACCAACACGATGGAGTtcgacactttctaccatacaacatttcataaggcggcatgccaatacttgaatgataggagTTGTTGTAAGCAAGTTCGATCAATGGCATATGATAATCCCACGATCTCCCATACTCTaaaacacaagcccttaacatatcctctaaagtctgaatagttcgttcactttgactgtCAGTCTAAGGATGATAAGTTGTACTAAGGTTGACACGAGTACCCAAATTTTCTTGTAGACTATTCCAAAAAATAGACACAAATCGGGAATCTCTATTTGACACAATAGACAGCGGTATACCATGTCATGATACTATTTCATTTAGGTACAACTGAGCTAATTTGGTCAATGAAGCTATTTCACTAGTAGCTAGGAAATGCGCACTTTTGGTTAAAcggtccactattacccaaatcatatcatttcTTTTCTGGGTTCTGGGtagttttgtcacaaaatccatggtgatttgttcccatttccactctggaatctctaATTGACGCAAAGACCTATACGGTTTCTAGTGTTCTGCTTTCACTTGggcgcaaatatgacactttttcACGTATTGTACTATGTCTGCTTTCATAGTTGGCCACTAATATAACACTTTCAGATCATGGTACATTTATGTACTACCGGGATGCACAGATAATCTCAATTTATGTGCTTCATttaagattaaatccctcaatcctcCAAATAACGGCACCCAAAATCGTTCACGATAAGTCTTTAATCCACGAGAATCATTCATCAATTCTACTCTTCTTTTCACCATTAACTCAGATTTTAAATGTTCATCTTGTAATGCTTCGAGTTGAGCTATCTTTAGTCGATCCACTAAATCAGATACAATCTCAATTCGCATAAACTTTAGACTGTCAGCAGATTTCTTatgacttaacgcatcagccacgacgtttgccttgccaggatgatatctgaTCTCACAGTCGTAATCCTTGATTagttcttgccaccgtctctggagCATATTCatctctttctgcgaaaagatatactgtaaacttttatgatcggtgaagataacacaatgcgtaccataaagataatgcctccacaAATTTAACGCAAACACTagtgcagccatttctaaatcatgtgcTGAATAATTCTTTTCACTTGGTTTTAACTGTCGAGACGCATACGCAATTACACGATCTCTTTGCACTAATACACAGCCCAAACCGGATAAAcacgcatcgcaatacacaacgaagtcgtcggaTCCCTCGGGTGAGGCTAACACTGGTGCTTGACACAACAAACTTTCAAAGTCTGAAACACAATTTCTTGTCATTACCCCACTGAAAAGACACATCCTTTCTAGTTAACTTTGTCAAAGaacttgcaatctttgaaaaatctttaataaaccgtcggtagtaaccagccaatcctagaaaactcttgatttctgtcggattctttggtgaattccaattcatcacagcttcaattttagacggatccacttttataccttctgcacagataatatgacccaaaaattgaacttcacgtaaccagaactcgcactttgaaaactttgcaTACAATTGTTCACATTTCAAAAGTTCCAACACTTGTCTTAAATGCTCAGCATGCTCGGATTCGGTTTTGGAGTacactaagatgtcatcaatgaacacgataacaaacttatccaaaaacgatttacacaccctattcatgagatccatgaaaattgcTGGAGCGTTGGTTAACCTAAACGGCATCactaagaactcataatgaccataacgagtacgaaatgcagtcttaggaatgtcagatTTCGCAACATGAACCTGGTGGTATCCCGAACGTAGATCTATTTTCAAAAAGAACGAAtctccttgaagttgatcaaataagtcatctattctaggaagcggatacttattcttcactgttattttatttagttcatgataatctatacacattcagagCGTACCATCTTTATTTTTCACGAATAACACTGgtgcaccccacggcgaagaactcggaTGAATGAACCCGCGGTCCAACAGTTCTTGAATTTGGGACATCATTTCATGAATTTCTGAAGGAGCTAATCTATACGGATCTTTAGCAACCGGCGTAGCCCCAGGCACTAACTCggtcttatattcaacttccctgatCGACGGTAAGCCTGGCAATTCATCTGGGAACACTTATGGATATTCAGACACCACCGGAATATCGGACactactttcttttccttctttacaTCGATCACATAGGCTAAGAAAGAATCACAGCCCTTGGCCAAAGATTTCTGAGCTTTCATCATCGACAATAATGGACAACAAAACCCACCGCGATCACCACGAGCCACTACCCGTTTCCCACCAGCCACCGAAAAAGAGATaattttcctatcgcacttaatactgGCATTATAGTCACTAAGCCAATTCATGCTTAGCACTACATCAAAGCTTGGTATAGGCATCACTAGGCAAGTTATAGGGAAAAGACTACCCTCTATATCAATAGTAATTCCAGACATAAACTTTGTGACTGGAACTGTTCTACCGTCATCCACTTCGACACTTAAGGGTTCATTCAATACACTAACAGGCACATTTAACTTATCACAAAATGTAGTTGACATAAACGAGCGATTTGCTCCACAGTCAAATAATACACGAGCCGGCACAGAATTTACTAAGAACATACCAGTGATTGCATCGTCAGTAGTAGTGGCAGTGTCTACTGACATCTAAAAGGCTCTAGCTTCAGGTAGTGGAGGATTCTTGCACTTCTGCCCCACAGAAGAAGTAGATGATCCCCAAGCTGACACGGCACGTACTCCTGACCCGAACCCCGCCCCAGAATAACTCTTTCTTGCAGCTGGACACTCTGCAGATTTGTGACCCTCTTTATGACAGTTCCAACACACATTATTGTTAAACGAACAATCTTGAGGCTCATGTCCCAATATATCACAACGCAAACACCGTTTCGTCAATGTTGAACACTACCCACTATGTAGAGACTTACAAATTTTACACCATGTCTTCTGACCACTTGACATTGATCCACCCTGGCTAGATTGCCCTTTTGGCTTAAACCAAATTAATTTTTTTGATTGCTGGCTAGACTGACTTGCCTCTGGTTTCACTTGCGACACACTTTCAGTTTTCACACTTTTAGCCGCCTTAATGTCACTTTCAGTTACCTTTGCCAACATATGCGCTTGTGATAAAGTAGTAGCAAGTCTTGCAATTGTGTGATACTCAGGTCACAAAATTTCTACAAACCGTTGCACTCTGGACTGTTCATCAGGTATCCATTGATGCACAAACTTTAACTTGTCCATAAATTGCTCAAATGCTTCATCGACTGTCATGTCTTCAGTCATCGTCATTTGCATGAACTCTTGCTTCAATCGATTGATATCAAATGCGGTGCAGTACTGCTCCTGGACCTTTGCAGAAAATTGTTCCCATGTGACCTGATTGAGTTGCTCTTCGGACAATGGAGCAGTaattgtatcccaccaaaccatagaTCAATTCTTTAACAGTCAGCTAGCATAAAGTACCCATAATTCTGGTTCACATTGACAGGCTTTCAATGCCCGTTCCACTTCCCTTAACGAATTCATTGTCACAATCGGATCGCGATGACCCGAATACACAGAGGGCTTGCAATCCATAAACTGCTTAAACGTTcacttcttcttctccttcaccaCTTGCTAAAACATAGGAGTTTGAAATGGATTCGTTGTCGGGTACTGGTATTTTTTGGAAGTTTGATATGGCATTTGGGGTTGAACTTGAGGTTGTAACTGAAGCGGTTGGGAAGCACTACCCGACGGGCCAGATGTATACTGAGTACCAGTAAACCCTGAGGGTATCAGTGGATCACTTGCTTCAGACACCACAGTTGAATGCCTGATTTAGGCCTCTAGTTCCTTCACTTTTTCTCGAGTTTCCTGTAACTGGCTTTCTAACTGTAAAACATACTCATCTGGATCACGTTCCGGACTATGTTCCACTGATGGCGCTCTAAATATTCCGGGTCCAGGAGTTACAGGAGCATTGTTATTTCTGGTCTGGTTAGGCATACATGTCTGCAAACAGATCTTCTCATAAAAGCTTAGTTGATAACCTGTTAGCACCTATCACTAAGCACAATCACCTAGGCACATATCTCTACATTCACCTATTCCCCACTCGGATTTTTGACACCACACATTCATAAGTTTGGGAGTAGGTCATGTACACAGTGCACATACTGCCAAacgtatgctctgataccaacttgtaatacCGTACTTTTTACATACACATTTTTTAAAGGtactcacagcggaagacttattaatTTACATATGATATATTATTTACAGAAACATATGATTACACAAAAcactggtgttacgttattactacaAGCCATTTAACCATATAGTTTATTACAAAACACATCAGAGTTACACCGTGTCAAACATCTTCGGTTGTCCTGCAAAACCCACCAAAGGCTActaatacacacctgcagggcaaaacactgtgggggaattagtaTAACGCTAAGTGAATAGCAATATCTAGGTGGatatcactacaagcatcaagcacagcttataggcactggtcactaatcacttaaagccatacacaTGAGGACCGGaaacccatagctgatcaagctggaatataccgatagtccacactactgagtcactggtatagtcttccagacgtgacgcactcgtcattcatactataccactaatcagtaacacttgtacccaatactattaccctaaatacacaaggtaaatagcattgacctcttacatcgcacaaaacacctcgacgttcaCTGCGTGCgtacataatcacatatagtcactgcacaggtcacagactcattacacagtctaattaaGCATGGTacggatcactatacttgtcactgtattaTCACATCTATAAAGATAATctcactcacctggaagcacaagtacttagttgtcttatatcactgagccttcacctttccgcttatcacctgagaatatcagttCTATAGTTAGTACACTTTTCAATCAAATTACTCATTAGCATAAATATCACAGCAATAcagtaaatgggtcagaattgcacttgatccaaacatacaaacactgtcactcgcacggatGAGGTCTGACTCGTGCGACTGACTATGCTCACTCGCACAGATGAGTATCCTCACTCACACGACTAACCTATCACTTAATAATAGTGATTATAAAACCTACTCACACGGTTAAGTGTCTCACTCGTGCGAATGGAAACTTCATTCGCACGAGTGAGTGCCTCAGACGCACGGTTGAGCAAGTACAGCAGCACAATTGCATTTAGAGCTTTTTACACCCAACCTAAAGTTTGATTTAGgattttaaaaccttatcattagaaACTACACCTCAAGACGATTCCAATGATAGTTTATTTGTCAAAACAgagttacggtttaaaagttacacccttttcaattttaccaaaaactgGCCACTGTTCACTCGCACGGATGagccctcaaccgtacggttgagccttcaaccgtgtggttgagccctcaaaagtgtgctcaaccatgtggttgagctgtcaaaagtgtgggtgctgatgaacactTTCAGCTCGCTGTTTTTGAGTTTTTTTCACCTAAAACTCGATTTCTGCAAGTTTTGATCAATCCAATGACCCAAGAATActatataacacatatataatctatttctaACCTCAATTAGGCATCACAAACACATTCAAAGCAAGAATCAAGCATAAAAGTTAACTTTTTCAAAAACCATTTACAACTCAATTTAATTCTTCAAAATCTGAGATTTATACCTTGTTTTGATGCTTGAAATCACTTGAATCAGATACAAGAAATCACAAGCTTCGAATTAAAATTTTTGATTTTAGGATTTAGAGAGCAATTTGGTGTTTAGGGTCTGTGTTTTGCTAAACATAGCAAGAAATGGAACGTACAGATATATATCTATATTGGGTTTCTTCATCATTAGGAAACCCTAATCcgtataacacacgggtatttaccagttatctgagacccaaaatctttaataacttattcattttaagtccaattcacaaaagaaaatatgttctgtgacccttgtcacaaaacacaCATTATCCCATACaaaataattataaaacacataattattaaaattaatttaataaCACAGAAGGGTAAATACGTCATTACCTCCAAGGTTCAAAGTGAGGTTGTTAAATGTATCACGTttggggtgtcgcgaaacgcgataggtagtcgcgaaacgcgacagaagTGCTGAATGACCTTTTTGAACTCGTTTTTAAGGGGTTTTTGAAGGGTGTTTTGGTCTGTTCACTTTAAGGACGGGTTTTTAGCCTCAAAACTGATCAAGCCTTATCTCTAGCTCATTTCTTACCCTCACAAAACACtcccatcttattttagagagagagagggtgacttttagagtgagaaagcttgatttggagaagaagaagtggaaatctcaccaaagtgctagtgttaaagttgttcatgtcattcctagctacattttggtagtggtggtaagttctaactccaatttTCATCGTTTGATTCTTGTTTGGGTTAGGGTTTATTTTAGTGA of the Rutidosis leptorrhynchoides isolate AG116_Rl617_1_P2 chromosome 5, CSIRO_AGI_Rlap_v1, whole genome shotgun sequence genome contains:
- the LOC139849534 gene encoding uncharacterized protein; the encoded protein is MSVDTATTTDDAITGMFLVNSVPARVLFDCGANRSFMSTTFCDKLNVPVSVLNEPLSVEVDDGRTVPVTKFMSGITIDIEGSLFPITCLVMPIPSFDVVLSMNWLSDYNASIKCDRKIISFSVAGGKRVVARGDRGGFCCPLLSMMKAQKSLAKGCLPSIREVEYKTELVPGATPVAKDPYRLAPSEIHEMMSQIQELLDRGFIHPSSSPWGAPVLFVKNKDDFESLLCQAPVLASPEGSDDFVVYCDACLSGLGCVLVQRDRVIAYASRQLKPSEKNYSAHDLEMAALKEMNMLQRRWQELIKDYDCEIRYHPGKANVVADALSHKKSADSLKFMRIEIVSDLVDRLKIAQLEALQDEHLKSELMVKRRVELMNDSRGLKTYRERFWVPLFGGLRDLILNEAHKLRLSVHPEIVQQTAEKVAIAREKLKAARDRQKMYADPRQQPMTFTVGELLDPPPDLAGIYDTFNICYICKCKVDDESQILPLQDLKVYSSKKLVEESVRIVDRKVTKLRKKQIPMVLVEWKHSLGTNLTWKTGELMTSRYPHLFELD